One Vibrio taketomensis DNA window includes the following coding sequences:
- a CDS encoding beta-N-acetylhexosaminidase, translated as MLKPTLIAASVLATLAGCSSLQNSQHVVDALADNLDIHYQVMTNHGANDGLACESLGAEWASCNQVVMTLENHGEAVDTKDWAIYFHSIRLILDVDSDQFKITRITGDLHKLEPTEKFDGFAAGEKVELGLIGEYWQLFATDFMPGAFVTAPDAEPKLIASLNTEDVASFVSGLEGDNLKRTPDDNNIFATAISRFEKNADLAEQDVSTTLLPTPLIVEQGHGIVDIAQGIQLPSELFTAEQFAALQSRAALLGVNLAGELAVDTAIVPSEFPDNLAKSGAYELVISQDGIKIIGFDQTGLFYGVQSIFGLVGDNSQLPVLRIIDAPRFDYRGVMVDVARNFHSKAAILATLDQMAAYKMNKLHLHLTDDEGWRLEIPGLPELTDIGGQRCFDLDEQQCLLPQLGSGPSSDNFGSGYFSKADYIEILKYAQARNIEVIPEIDMPAHARSAVVSMEARYDRLMAEGKAEQANEYRLMDPQDSSNVTTVQFYDKHSFINPCLNSSTRFVDKVISEVAAMHQEAGTPLTTWHFGGDEAKNIKLGAGFQDVNAQDKVNWKGTIDLSQQDKPFAKSPQCQALIEDGTVSDFAHLPSYFAEEVSKIVAEKGIPNFQAWQDGLKYSEGGEQDFATENTRVNFWDVLYWGGTSSVYEWSKKGYDVVVSNPDYVYMDMPYEVDPQERGYYWATRATDTRKMFGFAPENMPQNAETSVDRDGNGFTGKGTVEAKPFYGLSAQLWSETVRNDEQYEYMVFPRVLAAAERAWHKADWENDYQVGVEYSQNTNLVDKQARTEDYNRFANVIGQRELAKLEKAGIDYRLPVPGAKIENGKLAMNSAFPGVELQYSIDGENWLTYTDAQRPSATGEVWIRSVSASGEKASRVTSVK; from the coding sequence ATGTTGAAACCAACTTTGATCGCGGCTTCAGTGCTAGCAACCTTGGCCGGTTGCTCTTCACTACAAAATTCACAACATGTGGTTGATGCGTTAGCAGACAATTTAGATATTCATTATCAAGTGATGACCAACCATGGCGCAAATGATGGTCTAGCTTGTGAAAGCTTGGGTGCAGAATGGGCGTCATGTAATCAAGTGGTGATGACGCTAGAGAATCATGGCGAAGCAGTTGATACTAAAGACTGGGCGATCTATTTCCACAGCATTCGTTTGATTCTTGATGTAGATAGTGACCAATTCAAAATCACACGTATTACTGGTGACCTACATAAACTAGAGCCAACGGAAAAGTTTGATGGCTTTGCTGCGGGTGAAAAAGTTGAGCTTGGCTTGATTGGTGAATACTGGCAGTTGTTTGCAACTGACTTTATGCCTGGCGCCTTTGTGACAGCACCAGATGCAGAACCAAAACTGATCGCCTCGCTCAATACTGAAGATGTTGCGAGCTTTGTTTCGGGTTTGGAAGGTGACAATCTAAAGCGTACACCTGACGATAATAATATTTTTGCTACCGCAATCTCTCGTTTTGAAAAAAATGCCGATCTTGCCGAGCAAGACGTTTCGACGACACTATTGCCAACCCCGCTGATTGTCGAGCAAGGCCATGGCATCGTTGATATCGCACAAGGTATCCAATTGCCAAGTGAGTTGTTTACCGCAGAGCAGTTTGCTGCGTTGCAATCACGTGCAGCACTGCTAGGTGTGAATCTAGCGGGTGAGTTAGCAGTAGACACGGCAATTGTACCGAGCGAGTTTCCTGATAACCTTGCAAAATCGGGTGCTTACGAGCTAGTGATTAGCCAAGATGGCATCAAGATCATTGGTTTTGACCAAACGGGTCTATTCTACGGCGTACAATCAATCTTTGGTTTAGTCGGCGACAATAGCCAACTTCCTGTGCTGCGCATTATCGATGCGCCACGTTTTGATTACCGTGGTGTGATGGTGGATGTAGCGCGTAACTTCCATAGCAAAGCCGCAATCCTAGCGACGCTTGACCAAATGGCAGCGTACAAAATGAATAAACTGCACCTTCATCTCACGGATGATGAGGGTTGGCGTCTAGAAATTCCAGGCCTACCTGAGTTAACTGATATCGGCGGCCAGCGTTGTTTTGATTTAGATGAACAACAATGTCTGTTACCGCAGTTAGGTTCTGGTCCTTCATCGGACAATTTCGGCTCTGGTTATTTTAGCAAAGCCGATTACATTGAAATCCTAAAATACGCACAAGCACGTAATATCGAAGTGATTCCAGAAATTGATATGCCAGCGCATGCTCGCTCAGCAGTGGTTTCGATGGAAGCACGTTACGATCGCTTAATGGCGGAAGGTAAAGCGGAACAAGCGAATGAATATCGCTTGATGGATCCGCAAGATAGCTCAAACGTGACTACGGTTCAGTTCTACGATAAGCATAGTTTTATCAACCCATGTCTAAACTCTTCAACTCGCTTTGTTGATAAAGTGATCTCTGAAGTGGCAGCAATGCACCAGGAAGCGGGCACGCCATTAACCACTTGGCATTTTGGCGGTGACGAAGCGAAGAACATTAAGCTAGGTGCGGGTTTCCAAGACGTTAACGCTCAAGACAAAGTGAACTGGAAAGGCACGATTGATCTTTCTCAGCAAGATAAGCCATTTGCTAAATCGCCACAATGTCAGGCGCTGATTGAAGATGGCACAGTCAGTGACTTTGCTCACCTACCAAGTTACTTCGCTGAAGAAGTCTCAAAGATTGTTGCCGAGAAGGGCATTCCAAATTTCCAAGCTTGGCAAGATGGTTTGAAATACAGCGAGGGTGGTGAACAAGACTTTGCTACTGAAAATACCCGCGTAAACTTCTGGGATGTATTGTACTGGGGCGGCACGTCATCAGTGTACGAATGGTCGAAGAAAGGTTATGACGTAGTCGTTTCAAACCCAGACTATGTCTACATGGATATGCCATACGAAGTGGACCCGCAAGAACGCGGCTACTACTGGGCAACTCGTGCTACTGATACTCGTAAGATGTTTGGTTTTGCGCCAGAAAACATGCCACAAAACGCTGAAACGTCGGTTGACCGTGACGGTAATGGCTTTACCGGTAAAGGGACGGTAGAAGCGAAACCATTCTACGGTTTGTCGGCTCAGTTGTGGTCGGAGACAGTACGTAATGATGAACAATACGAATACATGGTGTTCCCACGAGTGCTTGCTGCGGCAGAGCGTGCATGGCACAAAGCCGATTGGGAAAACGACTACCAAGTTGGTGTGGAGTACTCACAAAATACTAACTTAGTCGACAAACAAGCTCGCACCGAGGATTACAACCGCTTTGCAAACGTTATTGGCCAACGTGAGCTAGCGAAACTGGAAAAAGCAGGGATTGATTACCGTTTGCCAGTACCGGGTGCAAAAATTGAGAACGGCAAGTTAGCAATGAACAGTGCTTTCCCTGGTGTTGAGTTGCAGTACTCAATCGATGGTGAAAACTGGCTAACGTACACCGACGCACAACGCCCAAGCGCAACTGGTGAAGTTTGGATTCGCTCAGTTTCAGCTAGCGGTGAGAAAGCAAGTCGAGTGACGTCAGTAAAATAA
- the trmH gene encoding tRNA (guanosine(18)-2'-O)-methyltransferase TrmH, whose protein sequence is MNLERYQRIQQVLKARQTDLTVCMEEVHKPNNVSAVVRTADATGLHKIHAIWPDKMRTLTHTSAGARNWVEVDNHRSIEEAVAEFKAQGMQILVTNLSDSAVDFRQIDYTKPTAIILGSEKVGASAQAKKLADQDIIIPMMGMVQSLNVSVASAIILYEAQRQRQEAGMYDKEQSSLPEDVIHRILFERGHPVLAKVAQRKKLPYPPLDGEGQIVADEAWWAEMQKK, encoded by the coding sequence ATGAATCTAGAACGCTACCAACGAATCCAACAAGTACTTAAAGCACGCCAAACCGATCTCACCGTGTGTATGGAAGAAGTGCACAAACCCAACAATGTTTCGGCAGTCGTCCGCACTGCCGATGCAACAGGTCTGCATAAAATCCATGCCATCTGGCCAGATAAAATGCGCACTCTCACCCATACGTCTGCTGGCGCACGTAACTGGGTAGAAGTGGACAACCACCGCTCGATTGAAGAAGCCGTAGCTGAATTCAAAGCGCAAGGCATGCAAATTCTGGTCACCAATCTGTCTGATAGCGCTGTCGATTTTCGCCAGATTGATTACACCAAACCGACCGCCATCATTCTTGGTAGCGAGAAAGTCGGTGCATCAGCACAAGCTAAAAAACTGGCCGACCAAGACATCATCATTCCAATGATGGGGATGGTGCAGTCGCTCAATGTGTCGGTAGCCAGCGCTATTATTCTTTATGAAGCGCAGCGCCAACGCCAAGAAGCGGGTATGTACGACAAGGAGCAAAGCTCTCTGCCAGAAGATGTCATTCACCGCATTCTGTTTGAGCGTGGCCACCCAGTACTAGCGAAAGTGGCTCAGCGCAAAAAACTGCCTTATCCACCACTTGATGGTGAAGGCCAGATTGTAGCTGACGAAGCATGGTGGGCAGAGATGCAGAAGAAGTAG
- the spoT gene encoding bifunctional GTP diphosphokinase/guanosine-3',5'-bis pyrophosphate 3'-pyrophosphohydrolase: protein MYLFDSLKDVAQEYLTEPQIEALRQSYVVAKNAHEGQTRSSGEPYIIHPVAVSRILAEMRLDLETLQAALLHDVIEDCDVSKEDLEQQFGHAVAELVDGVSKLDKLKFRDRKEAQAENFRKMVLAMVQDIRVILIKLADRTHNMRTLGALRPDKKRRIARETLEIYSPLAHRLGIHNIKTELEELGFEALYPNRYRVLKEVVKAARGNRKEMIQRIHGELEGRLEDVGLKARVVGREKNLFSIYNKMKTKEQRFHTIMDIYAFRVIVDTADTCYRVLGQVHSLYKPRPGRVKDYIAVPKANGYQSIHTSMVGPHGVPVEVQIRTEDMDQMADKGVAAHWSYKGNGERTGTTAQIKAQRWMQSLLELQQSAGNSFEFIENVKSDLFPDEIYVFTPKGRIVELPLGATAVDFAYAVHTDVGNACVGARVDRNPYPLSKSLKNGQTIEIISAPGARPNAAWLNYVVTSRARTKIRQVLKTMRREESITLGRRLLNHALGRHSIDSIYPENIQEVLTDLRLDSIEDLLAAIGLGELMSIVIARRLLGDTDELTTTSSIPSDSSKKLPIRGAEGILLTFANCCHPIPDDHIIAHVSPGRGLVVHRETCPNVRGYQREPDKYMAVAWSDEYDQEFTAELRVDVQNRQGALAELTNVISKTGSNIHGLSTKERDGRLYTVTVLLTTKDRVHLAGIMRRIKAMPHTLRVRRRKH from the coding sequence TTGTATCTATTCGACAGCCTCAAAGACGTTGCCCAAGAGTACCTTACAGAGCCTCAAATAGAGGCTCTGCGTCAATCTTATGTGGTAGCGAAAAATGCCCACGAAGGGCAGACCCGCTCTAGCGGGGAACCTTATATTATCCATCCTGTAGCCGTTTCTCGTATTTTGGCGGAAATGCGCCTCGACCTCGAAACTCTACAAGCCGCTCTTTTGCATGACGTAATCGAAGATTGCGATGTCAGCAAAGAAGATCTGGAGCAACAATTTGGTCATGCTGTGGCTGAATTGGTGGATGGTGTATCTAAGCTCGACAAGCTGAAATTTCGTGACCGTAAAGAAGCGCAAGCGGAAAACTTCCGCAAAATGGTGCTTGCCATGGTGCAAGACATTCGCGTTATTCTGATCAAACTTGCCGACCGTACTCACAACATGCGAACGCTTGGTGCTTTGCGCCCCGATAAAAAGCGTCGTATAGCCCGTGAAACGTTAGAAATCTACTCGCCACTGGCACACCGCCTCGGCATCCACAATATCAAAACTGAATTGGAAGAGCTTGGCTTTGAAGCCCTGTATCCAAACCGTTATCGTGTATTAAAAGAAGTAGTTAAAGCGGCTCGTGGCAACCGTAAAGAGATGATTCAACGCATCCACGGTGAACTTGAGGGTCGTTTAGAAGATGTCGGTCTTAAAGCTCGTGTTGTCGGCCGTGAAAAGAACCTGTTCTCCATCTACAACAAGATGAAAACCAAAGAGCAGCGCTTTCACACCATTATGGACATTTACGCTTTTCGCGTCATTGTCGATACCGCAGACACTTGCTACCGCGTACTGGGTCAAGTACATAGCCTGTACAAACCACGTCCTGGTCGTGTTAAAGATTACATTGCGGTACCAAAAGCCAACGGCTATCAATCGATTCACACTTCGATGGTTGGCCCTCATGGCGTACCGGTTGAAGTGCAGATCCGTACTGAAGATATGGATCAAATGGCGGATAAAGGTGTTGCGGCGCATTGGTCTTACAAAGGCAATGGCGAACGCACTGGCACCACGGCGCAAATTAAAGCGCAGCGTTGGATGCAAAGCCTACTTGAGCTTCAGCAAAGTGCCGGTAACTCATTTGAATTTATCGAAAACGTAAAATCTGACCTATTCCCAGATGAGATTTACGTCTTCACACCAAAAGGTCGTATCGTTGAATTGCCACTTGGCGCAACAGCGGTGGATTTTGCTTATGCCGTGCATACCGACGTCGGTAATGCCTGTGTGGGTGCGCGTGTTGATCGCAACCCTTACCCGCTAAGCAAATCGTTGAAAAACGGTCAAACTATTGAAATCATCAGCGCTCCTGGCGCTCGTCCGAATGCGGCATGGCTAAACTATGTGGTGACTTCACGAGCTCGCACTAAGATCCGTCAAGTGTTGAAAACCATGCGTCGAGAAGAATCGATCACCCTAGGTCGCCGTCTGCTCAATCATGCGCTGGGTCGCCATAGCATTGATTCCATCTATCCTGAAAACATTCAGGAAGTATTGACGGATCTACGCTTAGACTCAATTGAAGATCTGTTGGCTGCCATCGGTTTGGGTGAATTGATGAGTATCGTTATTGCGCGCCGACTACTCGGTGACACTGACGAACTGACGACCACAAGCTCAATTCCAAGTGATAGCTCTAAGAAGCTACCAATCCGTGGGGCTGAGGGCATTCTGCTGACGTTTGCTAACTGTTGTCATCCAATTCCAGATGATCACATTATTGCGCACGTATCACCTGGTCGTGGTCTGGTAGTGCACCGTGAAACCTGTCCAAACGTACGTGGTTACCAGCGTGAACCCGATAAGTACATGGCAGTGGCATGGTCAGATGAATACGATCAAGAATTTACTGCTGAGCTACGTGTTGACGTACAAAACCGTCAAGGTGCATTGGCAGAGCTGACGAACGTGATTTCAAAAACTGGCTCGAATATTCATGGTCTCTCGACCAAAGAGCGAGATGGTCGTTTGTATACCGTTACGGTACTACTCACCACCAAAGACCGTGTGCATTTGGCGGGTATTATGCGCCGTATTAAAGCGATGCCACATACCCTGCGTGTCCGTCGCCGCAAACACTAA
- the rpoZ gene encoding DNA-directed RNA polymerase subunit omega, translating to MARVTVQDAVEKVGNRFDLVLIAARRARQMQTGGKDSLVPEENDKPTVIALREIEEGLITKEILDARERQEQQEQEAAELAAVSSIAHGR from the coding sequence ATGGCACGCGTAACTGTTCAAGACGCTGTTGAAAAAGTTGGCAACCGTTTCGACCTAGTACTGATTGCGGCTCGCCGCGCTCGTCAAATGCAAACTGGCGGTAAAGATTCACTAGTGCCAGAAGAGAACGATAAACCAACGGTTATCGCTCTACGCGAAATCGAAGAAGGTCTGATCACGAAAGAAATCCTTGATGCACGTGAGCGTCAAGAGCAACAAGAGCAAGAAGCAGCTGAACTGGCAGCAGTTAGCAGCATCGCTCACGGTCGCTAA
- the gmk gene encoding guanylate kinase, with translation MGKGTLYIVSAPSGAGKSSLISAMLETNPTYAMKVSVSHTTRGMRPGEQDGVHYHFVQKELFEELIEKGQFLEYAEVFGNYYGTSRVWIEENLDKGIDVFLDIDWQGARQIREQMPQAKSIFILPPSNGELERRLNTRGQDSEAVIAKRMAEAKSEISHYDEYDYVIVNDEFDNALMDFKAIIRAERLKQDKQAAKYKGMLDALLAE, from the coding sequence ATGGGCAAAGGTACTCTATATATCGTCTCGGCACCGAGCGGCGCTGGTAAATCTAGCTTGATCTCAGCGATGCTGGAAACCAATCCAACATACGCGATGAAAGTATCTGTGTCTCACACTACGCGCGGCATGCGCCCGGGTGAGCAAGATGGTGTGCACTACCACTTTGTGCAAAAAGAGCTGTTTGAAGAGCTAATCGAAAAAGGCCAGTTCCTAGAATACGCAGAAGTATTTGGTAACTACTACGGCACTTCTCGAGTATGGATTGAAGAAAATCTAGACAAAGGTATCGACGTATTTCTTGATATCGATTGGCAAGGTGCGCGTCAAATCCGTGAACAAATGCCACAAGCAAAAAGCATCTTTATTCTACCACCATCAAATGGTGAGCTAGAACGCCGCCTAAACACGCGTGGTCAAGATAGCGAAGCCGTGATTGCAAAACGCATGGCGGAAGCGAAATCAGAGATTTCTCATTATGACGAATACGACTATGTAATCGTCAATGATGAATTTGACAATGCACTGATGGACTTTAAAGCCATCATTCGTGCAGAAAGATTGAAGCAAGATAAACAAGCTGCTAAATATAAAGGCATGCTTGATGCTCTATTGGCTGAGTAA
- a CDS encoding NCS2 family permease gives MSLETTLKQSKTTSLLDSTFKLSERKTTISTELYAGFITFLAMTYILAVNPAILGGIPGMDKGAVFTATALSAAIATLIMGIWGNYPVMLAPGMSMNGFFKGLLLSGSVALVWNEALFGIFLSGVVYLILSLSNIRKTLIESIPEDLKLAITVSLGMFIAFLGLKNAGIIVSNPIILVSMGDISNPQVLIAYISIFIALGCMIRDIKLATFISFISAIILTILADMLMGTNNAPIPEQLFSMPPSLEGSFGAVFEISNLTADKWFDLLFIVVIFLIVDFFDGLSTIVGVGRDAGIIDDDGKVPNARSALVADAGGTVIGAVLGSTSITAFSESGIASSQGAKTGLAAVMVAILFALSLFLYPLFSVFSAAMVAPAMVVVGIYMIGRLGKINWEHKESRIAAFFTIMFTVLSFSPANGMAMGFISYCFSMVVAGRAKEVHPVIYGLSLVFLTYLVLL, from the coding sequence GTGAGTCTCGAAACAACCCTTAAGCAAAGTAAGACGACCAGCTTGCTGGACTCTACTTTTAAACTCTCTGAGCGCAAAACCACCATTAGCACTGAGCTATATGCCGGTTTTATTACTTTCCTAGCGATGACTTATATTCTGGCGGTCAACCCAGCGATTTTGGGTGGTATTCCGGGAATGGATAAAGGTGCAGTTTTTACCGCTACCGCACTATCTGCAGCGATTGCGACACTGATTATGGGCATTTGGGGTAACTACCCAGTCATGCTTGCGCCAGGCATGAGTATGAATGGCTTCTTTAAAGGTTTGCTATTAAGTGGCTCTGTCGCACTGGTTTGGAATGAAGCGCTATTTGGTATCTTCCTATCGGGCGTGGTGTATTTGATTCTGTCGCTAAGCAATATTCGTAAAACGCTGATTGAATCGATTCCTGAAGATCTTAAATTGGCGATCACCGTTTCGCTCGGGATGTTTATTGCATTCTTAGGCCTAAAAAATGCTGGCATCATCGTTTCCAATCCCATCATTTTGGTCAGCATGGGTGATATTTCTAATCCTCAAGTTCTGATTGCTTACATCAGTATCTTTATCGCGCTAGGTTGTATGATTCGTGATATCAAACTGGCGACGTTTATCTCGTTTATTTCTGCGATCATTCTGACCATTCTTGCTGACATGCTGATGGGTACCAATAATGCCCCAATTCCAGAACAGCTATTCTCGATGCCACCAAGCTTGGAAGGCAGCTTTGGCGCAGTGTTTGAAATATCGAATTTAACCGCAGACAAATGGTTTGATTTGCTATTTATCGTAGTGATTTTCTTGATTGTCGACTTTTTCGATGGTTTAAGCACTATTGTCGGCGTAGGCCGTGATGCGGGTATTATCGATGACGACGGTAAAGTGCCAAACGCACGTTCTGCGTTGGTGGCAGATGCGGGTGGTACAGTGATCGGTGCGGTTCTTGGTTCGACCTCTATTACCGCGTTCTCGGAATCGGGCATTGCCTCTTCGCAAGGGGCTAAGACTGGTCTTGCTGCGGTAATGGTAGCGATTCTATTTGCTCTATCACTATTCTTGTACCCATTGTTCTCAGTTTTCTCTGCGGCGATGGTGGCGCCGGCAATGGTAGTGGTTGGTATCTACATGATTGGTCGCCTAGGTAAAATTAACTGGGAGCATAAAGAATCACGTATTGCCGCGTTCTTTACCATTATGTTCACGGTACTGAGCTTCTCACCAGCGAACGGTATGGCGATGGGCTTTATTAGCTATTGCTTCTCAATGGTAGTGGCAGGACGTGCGAAAGAAGTGCACCCAGTCATTTACGGCCTATCATTGGTGTTCTTAACTTACTTAGTGTTGCTGTAA
- a CDS encoding phosphate-starvation-inducible protein PsiE: MPSHLPPSFSRPFLRLFHLLEAVLLVAITLATVWAMVEEFVHIYVQKRVMLEDILLMFIYLEVLAMVGQFVMNGKIPVRYPIYIAMMAIARYITLGMKELDSVMIVWLSLAAFILAAATLLIRVGHHYWPYIDGKTSEKDE, from the coding sequence ATGCCTTCTCATTTACCTCCTTCGTTTAGTCGACCTTTTCTCCGCCTTTTCCATCTTCTTGAAGCCGTACTGTTGGTTGCGATCACACTAGCGACCGTGTGGGCGATGGTAGAAGAATTTGTACATATCTATGTGCAAAAGAGAGTAATGCTGGAAGATATTCTCCTGATGTTCATTTATCTTGAAGTGCTCGCCATGGTGGGGCAGTTTGTGATGAACGGTAAGATCCCAGTGCGTTATCCAATCTATATCGCGATGATGGCGATTGCTCGTTACATCACATTGGGGATGAAAGAGCTCGATTCGGTGATGATCGTGTGGCTCTCGTTGGCGGCGTTTATTCTTGCTGCTGCGACTTTGTTGATTCGCGTTGGCCACCATTATTGGCCATATATTGATGGCAAAACATCGGAAAAAGATGAGTAA
- a CDS encoding YicC/YloC family endoribonuclease, with the protein MIYSMTAYARKELKGTWGTAVWEIRSVNQRYLETYFRLPEQFRGLEPVLRERFRQRLARGKVECHLRFEANPSAKGELTINETLASQVIKAAEQVMHMTGELSRINPFQVMQWPGVMETPEQDMDAINKDLLAGFDEALSEFIDARGREGDNMKALIEQRLTAITDEVVKVRARMPEILTWQRERLLNKFEEAKIELDASRVEQELILLAQKSDVAEELDRLDSHVKEALAVMKKGGACGRKLDFMMQEFNRESNTLASKSISTDITASGVELKVLIEQMREQIQNIE; encoded by the coding sequence ATGATCTACAGTATGACGGCCTATGCGCGCAAAGAGCTTAAAGGCACTTGGGGTACAGCCGTATGGGAAATCCGCAGCGTAAACCAACGCTACCTAGAAACTTACTTCCGCCTACCGGAACAATTCCGTGGTTTAGAACCAGTACTGCGCGAGCGTTTTCGCCAACGTCTAGCACGCGGTAAAGTGGAATGTCACTTACGCTTTGAGGCGAATCCCTCAGCAAAAGGCGAGCTAACCATCAATGAAACTCTTGCTAGTCAGGTAATCAAAGCGGCTGAGCAAGTGATGCACATGACGGGTGAATTAAGCCGCATTAATCCATTCCAAGTCATGCAGTGGCCTGGCGTGATGGAAACGCCAGAACAAGATATGGATGCCATCAACAAAGACCTATTAGCAGGTTTTGATGAGGCACTTTCTGAGTTCATCGATGCACGTGGCCGTGAAGGTGACAACATGAAGGCATTGATTGAGCAGCGCCTAACAGCCATTACGGATGAAGTGGTAAAAGTGCGTGCCCGCATGCCAGAAATTCTTACTTGGCAACGTGAGCGCCTACTGAATAAATTTGAAGAAGCAAAAATTGAGCTTGATGCTTCACGTGTAGAGCAAGAGCTGATTCTTCTAGCGCAAAAATCTGATGTTGCTGAAGAACTCGACCGCCTAGATTCTCACGTAAAAGAAGCGTTGGCCGTAATGAAAAAAGGTGGCGCATGCGGCCGTAAGCTTGATTTCATGATGCAAGAGTTTAACCGTGAATCAAATACGCTTGCATCAAAATCAATCAGTACAGATATCACCGCATCGGGTGTTGAACTAAAAGTACTGATCGAGCAAATGCGCGAACAGATCCAGAATATCGAGTAA
- the rph gene encoding ribonuclease PH: MRPNDRKADQVRPIKITRNYTAYAEGSVLVEFGNTKVLCNASIEENVPRWLKGQGKGWVTAEYGMLPRATHSRTRREATNGQQGGRTMEIQRLIARSLRAVVDLKAMGEFMITVDCDVIQADGGTRTASISGASVALADAFQHLIDSGKLKTNPMKGHVAAVSVGLLGEDVLCDLEYVEDSAADTDMNVVMTEDGRMIEVQGTAEGEPFTHTQLLALLESASKGIAEIVAAQKTALAN, from the coding sequence ATGCGTCCAAACGATCGCAAGGCGGATCAAGTTCGCCCAATAAAAATTACACGTAACTACACTGCTTACGCAGAAGGCTCCGTTCTTGTTGAGTTTGGTAACACCAAAGTTCTTTGCAACGCTTCAATTGAAGAAAATGTTCCTCGTTGGTTAAAAGGCCAAGGTAAAGGCTGGGTGACGGCTGAATATGGCATGCTGCCACGTGCAACGCATTCACGTACTCGTCGTGAAGCGACTAATGGCCAGCAAGGTGGTCGTACGATGGAGATTCAACGTCTTATCGCGCGTAGCCTACGCGCAGTGGTGGATCTAAAAGCGATGGGCGAGTTTATGATCACGGTTGACTGTGACGTAATTCAAGCCGATGGTGGTACGCGTACTGCGTCTATCTCAGGTGCAAGTGTGGCGCTAGCGGATGCATTCCAACACCTAATCGATAGCGGTAAGCTAAAGACTAACCCAATGAAAGGCCATGTAGCGGCTGTTTCAGTGGGTCTGCTTGGCGAAGACGTATTGTGTGATTTGGAATACGTAGAAGACTCAGCGGCGGATACCGATATGAACGTGGTGATGACTGAAGATGGTCGCATGATCGAAGTGCAAGGCACTGCAGAAGGCGAACCGTTCACGCATACCCAGTTGTTGGCGCTGTTGGAATCGGCGAGCAAAGGTATTGCGGAAATCGTCGCAGCGCAGAAGACGGCGTTAGCCAATTAG
- the pyrE gene encoding orotate phosphoribosyltransferase: MKAYQREFIEFALEKEVLKFGEFTLKSGRKSPYFFNAGLFNTGRDLARLGRFYAAALADSGIEFDVLFGPAYKGIPIATTTAVALADHHDIDTPYCFNRKEAKDHGEGGNLVGSALEGRIMLVDDVITAGTAIRESMEIIQANGADLAGVLVAIDRQEKGKGELSAIQEVERDFGCAVISIVSLGDLITFLEEKGDNAEQLEAVKAYRAEYGI; this comes from the coding sequence ATGAAAGCATACCAGCGTGAATTTATTGAGTTTGCATTAGAAAAGGAAGTTTTGAAGTTTGGTGAGTTTACTTTGAAATCAGGCCGTAAGAGCCCTTATTTCTTTAACGCTGGCTTATTCAATACTGGTCGTGATTTGGCACGTCTAGGTCGCTTCTATGCTGCGGCACTGGCGGATTCTGGTATTGAGTTTGATGTACTGTTTGGCCCTGCGTACAAGGGTATTCCAATTGCAACGACCACTGCCGTTGCTCTAGCGGATCACCACGATATCGATACGCCATACTGCTTTAACCGTAAAGAAGCCAAAGATCACGGTGAAGGTGGTAACTTGGTTGGTAGCGCACTTGAAGGTCGTATTATGCTGGTGGATGATGTGATCACTGCTGGTACAGCGATCCGTGAATCGATGGAAATCATTCAAGCTAATGGCGCAGACCTTGCCGGTGTATTAGTGGCGATTGACCGTCAAGAAAAAGGCAAAGGTGAGCTATCAGCAATTCAAGAAGTGGAACGTGATTTTGGTTGTGCAGTGATTTCTATTGTGAGTCTGGGTGACCTTATTACTTTTCTAGAAGAAAAAGGTGATAACGCAGAGCAACTAGAAGCAGTCAAAGCATACCGTGCTGAATACGGCATCTAA